The Coturnix japonica isolate 7356 chromosome 9, Coturnix japonica 2.1, whole genome shotgun sequence genomic interval CCTCAGGCAACGCGTCCCCTTCTCAACAGCCACTCACAGGCGTGTGGCTGCCTCTGTGGACGTCTCATCCCCCTCAATCCTGTACACCTTGCCATACATCACGTACTCAAACTGGTCCGCCCTGCAATGACATGAGGGGAGCTGAGAGAAGCGTCAGACCATCCTTCCCACATCCCCTAACAGAGCATCCTCTGCGAGGAGGCCCCTTGTAGGAGGGGTCTCTCCCACCACTGCGAGCCACGTTACCTGGAGGGCCGGTCATCAGTGGGGTTGTACTCCCCATCATCCAACGTCCCATCCTCATACAGGGTGCTGGCAATGACCAGACGGAACTTGTCCCCTGGGAGGCGATAACAAAGCAGCGCTCAGAGCGCACAGCCGgagctgcccccccccccctccccgcccgtCCCGTACCGAGATCCACGGGGTAGATCTGGATGTTGACGTCCAGGATCAGATCCATCTTGAACGACTCGCTCTCGCAGTGCAGCCGGGACACTGAGCGGGCCGGGACGGGGCGTCAACGGGAAGGGCCCGCCGCACCCGGCCCGGCCCTCGGAGCCCCGGGTGGGAGGAaggggcggggagcgggggggTCGTATCTCACCACGGTCGAACTTCTTCCCCTCGGGGTCGATGTCCTTCACATCGAAGATGTCCTCGAACAGAATGCCGGCCATGGCGGCGCCCCTTCGCTCCCGCGCCGGCTCCCGCTGCGGCGCACGGTGATGACGTGTTTCCACATCCGGAAACCTCATTCGTGGTGGGCGGGCAGAGGTGCCCGCGCGGTCCTAGCGCCGCCGGCAGCGCCCCC includes:
- the POLR2H gene encoding DNA-directed RNA polymerases I, II, and III subunit RPABC3 isoform X1; translation: MAGILFEDIFDVKDIDPEGKKFDRVSRLHCESESFKMDLILDVNIQIYPVDLGDKFRLVIASTLYEDGTLDDGEYNPTDDRPSRADQFEYVMYGKVYRIEGDETSTEAATRLSAYVSYGGLLMRLQGDANNLHGFEVDSRVYLLMKKLAF
- the POLR2H gene encoding DNA-directed RNA polymerases I, II, and III subunit RPABC3 isoform X2, whose protein sequence is MAGILFEDIFDVKDIDPEGKKFDRVSRLHCESESFKMDLILDVNIQIYPVDLALLMCPMGGCSCAFRETQTICMGLKWTPEFTC